One part of the Thermococcus radiotolerans genome encodes these proteins:
- a CDS encoding VIT1/CCC1 transporter family protein → MDEMLELARGFYKDEYADSVLYAQLAKIEKDEEIKKEFLRLSSIESKHAKFWHDFIKRHGGEVPKPSVKRLTIFSVKLLRRLLGPGSVASLLEMGENSAIQKYFKYLTTYADRFSEDELREIKDVILDELEHEKFFYESKERFHVENTRDLVLGMNDGLVEILGAVTGLSAVYPSNPQLVGISGLIVGVAGALSMAIGTFVSVRSQRQIKESIRDRMEVLFRVSPERAAEELVEKLVEGGMPEEVAREVAKELADNSDAIMQLLLPEAEENEIRAALYTGFAYLLGVAFPVTPYFLASSSLTALPFSILLAGSALAIVATLISLLSGISIRKKVAEMVATGLGAAFLSYLFGRLMEALFNVSAL, encoded by the coding sequence ATGGACGAGATGCTGGAGCTGGCGAGGGGCTTCTACAAGGATGAATACGCCGACTCGGTTCTCTACGCCCAGCTGGCCAAGATTGAAAAAGACGAGGAGATAAAGAAGGAATTTCTGCGGCTCTCGAGTATCGAATCAAAGCACGCCAAGTTCTGGCACGACTTCATAAAGCGGCACGGTGGAGAGGTTCCGAAGCCTTCTGTGAAGAGGCTCACGATATTCAGCGTCAAGCTCCTCAGGAGACTCCTCGGGCCAGGCTCGGTCGCTTCGCTCCTTGAGATGGGCGAGAACAGTGCGATACAAAAGTACTTCAAGTACCTCACGACCTACGCGGACAGGTTCAGCGAGGATGAACTGAGGGAGATAAAGGACGTCATCCTGGACGAGCTGGAGCACGAGAAGTTCTTCTACGAGAGCAAGGAGCGCTTCCACGTCGAGAACACCCGCGACCTCGTTCTGGGCATGAACGACGGGCTGGTTGAAATCCTCGGTGCCGTCACGGGTCTCTCCGCGGTGTACCCGAGCAACCCACAGCTCGTTGGAATAAGCGGCCTCATAGTCGGCGTAGCCGGTGCGCTCTCGATGGCCATAGGCACCTTCGTCTCGGTTCGCTCCCAGAGGCAGATTAAGGAATCCATCCGCGACAGGATGGAGGTCCTCTTCAGGGTTTCGCCGGAAAGGGCGGCCGAAGAGCTTGTGGAGAAGCTCGTCGAGGGAGGAATGCCCGAGGAGGTTGCGAGGGAGGTCGCAAAGGAACTCGCAGACAACAGCGATGCGATAATGCAGCTCCTCCTTCCGGAGGCGGAGGAGAACGAGATAAGGGCGGCGCTCTACACGGGCTTCGCTTACCTCCTGGGTGTTGCCTTCCCGGTCACGCCGTACTTCCTCGCATCCAGCTCGCTGACGGCCCTTCCCTTCTCGATACTGCTGGCGGGCTCTGCCTTGGCGATAGTGGCGACCCTGATATCGCTCCTCTCCGGAATCTCGATCAGGAAAAAGGTCGCGGAGATGGTGGCGACGGGCCTGGGTGCGGCATTCCTGAGCTATCTCTTCGGCCGGCTCATGGAGGCTCTCTTCAACGTCTCGGCGCTTTGA
- a CDS encoding 50S ribosomal protein L37e, whose amino-acid sequence MGSGTAPKGRRNHTPTHIKCRRCGRRAYNIKKGYCAACGFGRSRRMRKYSWSHKWKKKRNLL is encoded by the coding sequence ATGGGAAGCGGGACTGCACCGAAGGGCAGGAGGAACCACACTCCAACTCACATTAAGTGCAGGCGCTGCGGAAGGCGCGCCTACAACATCAAGAAGGGCTACTGCGCCGCTTGCGGCTTCGGCAGAAGCAGGCGCATGAGGAAGTACAGCTGGTCCCACAAGTGGAAGAAGAAGAGGAACCTCCTCTGA
- a CDS encoding DUF402 domain-containing protein has protein sequence MSGKIHLLYRRLPNRLLERDDEVVADLGEVIVAKSRFSGMLAPLRVNGVEVIKNGYRMLYFAFIGENYDILKVYDENGKFKGLYIDVLAYTRREGNTLEMLDLFLDIFVFPSGEAFLLDEDELEMALNYGVIDRGTFNFAYRVAREILEKIKRKEFPPDIVWEYEWRDL, from the coding sequence ATGTCCGGGAAAATCCACCTCCTCTACCGCCGCCTTCCGAACAGGCTTCTTGAGCGTGATGATGAGGTAGTTGCTGATTTGGGTGAGGTTATAGTCGCCAAATCCCGCTTCTCCGGCATGCTCGCCCCCCTCAGGGTGAATGGCGTTGAGGTCATTAAAAACGGCTACCGCATGCTGTACTTCGCCTTCATCGGGGAGAACTACGACATCCTGAAGGTCTACGACGAAAACGGCAAGTTCAAGGGGCTTTACATCGATGTCCTGGCCTATACGAGGCGCGAAGGAAACACCCTTGAGATGCTCGACCTCTTCCTCGACATCTTCGTCTTTCCGAGCGGGGAGGCCTTTCTCCTCGATGAGGACGAGCTTGAGATGGCATTGAACTACGGCGTGATTGACAGGGGGACCTTTAACTTCGCCTACCGTGTTGCTAGGGAGATCCTCGAAAAGATTAAACGGAAGGAGTTCCCGCCTGATATTGTGTGGGAGTACGAATGGAGGGATCTATGA
- the glyS gene encoding glycine--tRNA ligase produces the protein MGEKPDKYEVLQDLMRRRGFAWGSFEIYGGARGFYDYGPLGATIKRKIEQKIREAFQREGFFELETPDITPEKVFIASGHVDKFVDPLVECKKCGARFRADHLVEEALDIDTEGMSAEHLTQLIREHDIRCPECGGELSEVWYFNLMFETKIGPYGDQKGYLRPETAQGIFVNFRRLNAFARNKLPFGVFQIGKAYRNEISPRQGMLRLREFTQAEAEIFFNPKETEHPHFDEVKDEVLRLYPIENQLKNLGIIEMTAGEAVKNGYVLNTFFAYYMVMVKRTLLDIGIPEKAIRFRQQLPEERAHYSSDTWDVEIHSERFGWVECVGIAYRGDYDLSKHMKMSGADLTVLIHYDEPRIVRRLKVSLNMKRVGPKLKKDAKRINDLIQGWDEEKLRSLVEVLEKDGKITIEGYELEKDDFIIKEVEEKITGEKIVPHVLEPSFGIDRPFYLLLENSLVIEEDRTYLKLKKDMAPIEVAVLPLVAKEPLKSIAYDVFRTLQKAGFIAVYDEKDTVGRRYMRYDEIGTPYCVTIDNQTPEDNTVTIRDRDTREQVRVKIEELPEKLRELIFGE, from the coding sequence ATGGGAGAGAAGCCCGATAAGTACGAGGTTCTTCAGGATTTGATGAGGAGAAGAGGCTTTGCCTGGGGCAGCTTTGAAATCTATGGCGGTGCGAGGGGTTTTTACGATTACGGTCCTCTTGGAGCGACGATAAAGAGAAAAATCGAGCAGAAGATACGCGAGGCCTTCCAGAGGGAGGGCTTCTTCGAGCTTGAAACGCCAGACATCACGCCGGAGAAGGTCTTCATAGCGAGCGGTCACGTTGACAAGTTCGTTGACCCCCTCGTCGAGTGTAAGAAGTGCGGGGCCAGGTTTAGGGCCGACCACCTCGTTGAGGAGGCCCTCGACATCGACACGGAGGGTATGAGCGCTGAGCACCTCACCCAGCTCATCCGCGAGCATGATATCCGCTGCCCGGAGTGTGGCGGCGAGCTTTCCGAGGTCTGGTACTTCAACCTCATGTTCGAGACTAAAATCGGTCCCTACGGCGACCAGAAGGGCTACTTGAGGCCTGAAACGGCCCAGGGCATTTTCGTGAACTTCAGACGCCTCAACGCTTTCGCGAGAAACAAGCTTCCCTTCGGTGTCTTCCAGATTGGAAAAGCCTACCGCAACGAGATTTCACCTAGACAGGGGATGCTCCGCCTGAGGGAGTTCACTCAGGCGGAGGCGGAGATATTCTTCAACCCCAAGGAGACGGAGCATCCGCACTTCGACGAGGTCAAGGACGAGGTTCTGCGCCTCTATCCGATAGAGAACCAGCTCAAGAACCTCGGAATAATTGAAATGACCGCGGGGGAGGCCGTTAAGAACGGCTACGTTCTGAACACCTTCTTCGCCTACTACATGGTCATGGTCAAGAGGACTCTCCTCGACATCGGCATTCCCGAAAAGGCCATACGCTTCCGCCAGCAGCTGCCTGAGGAGAGGGCCCACTACTCAAGTGATACCTGGGACGTCGAGATACACAGCGAGCGCTTCGGCTGGGTGGAGTGTGTGGGTATAGCCTACCGCGGCGACTACGACCTCAGCAAGCACATGAAGATGAGCGGGGCAGATTTAACTGTCCTAATCCACTACGACGAGCCCAGGATAGTCAGGCGCCTCAAAGTGAGCCTCAACATGAAGCGCGTCGGGCCTAAGCTGAAGAAGGACGCCAAGAGGATAAACGACCTCATCCAGGGCTGGGACGAAGAGAAGCTGAGGAGCCTGGTTGAAGTCCTTGAGAAGGACGGCAAAATCACCATCGAGGGCTACGAGCTGGAGAAGGACGACTTCATAATCAAGGAAGTGGAGGAGAAGATAACGGGCGAGAAGATAGTGCCCCACGTCCTCGAGCCGAGCTTTGGAATAGACAGGCCGTTCTACCTGCTTCTTGAGAACAGCCTCGTCATCGAGGAGGACAGAACCTACCTCAAACTGAAGAAGGACATGGCGCCGATTGAGGTCGCAGTCCTGCCCCTCGTCGCCAAGGAGCCTCTGAAGAGCATAGCCTACGATGTATTCAGAACCCTCCAGAAGGCAGGCTTCATAGCGGTCTACGACGAGAAGGACACCGTCGGCAGGCGCTACATGCGCTACGACGAGATAGGCACCCCCTACTGCGTGACCATCGACAACCAGACGCCCGAGGACAACACCGTCACGATCCGCGACCGCGACACGAGGGAGCAGGTGAGGGTGAAGATAGAAGAGCTACCCGAGAAGCTCAGGGAGCTTATTTTTGGGGAGTGA
- a CDS encoding LSm family protein has translation MAERPLDVIHRSLDKDVLVLLKRGSEFRGKLIGYDIHLNVVLADAALIQDGEVVKKYGKIVIRGDNVLAISPVEIE, from the coding sequence ATGGCGGAAAGACCACTCGATGTTATTCACAGGTCGCTCGACAAGGACGTGCTCGTGCTCCTGAAGAGGGGTTCCGAGTTCAGGGGTAAGCTCATTGGTTACGACATCCACCTGAACGTCGTCCTCGCCGATGCTGCCCTCATTCAGGACGGCGAGGTCGTTAAGAAGTACGGTAAAATCGTCATCAGGGGAGACAACGTTCTGGCCATTTCCCCTGTCGAGATTGAGTGA
- a CDS encoding DUF167 domain-containing protein, with protein MSAKFLRETKDGTLLLVYVQPKAKKNEIDGIDEWRGRLKVKITAPPVEGKANKELVKFLSKLLKAEIELVRGETSREKDLLVRGLNPKDIKERLKL; from the coding sequence ATGAGCGCGAAGTTCCTGAGAGAGACTAAGGATGGAACGCTTCTCCTGGTCTATGTCCAGCCGAAGGCCAAGAAGAACGAAATCGACGGGATAGACGAGTGGCGCGGAAGGCTGAAGGTCAAGATAACGGCCCCGCCGGTTGAGGGAAAGGCGAACAAAGAACTCGTGAAGTTCCTCTCGAAGCTCCTTAAGGCGGAGATTGAGCTCGTCAGGGGAGAGACAAGTAGGGAGAAGGATTTGCTTGTTAGGGGATTGAACCCGAAAGATATAAAGGAGAGGCTTAAACTTTGA
- a CDS encoding MATE family efflux transporter, with translation MIRLNEDQRRLWKLAWPAIMGNISQTLLNLVDMMMVGQLGALALAAVGLGGQVSWFMMPIMAAVATGTLALVARFVGAKDDANATLALEQSLYLAFLLGIPVMFFGWFLGDDILRIMGAKPDVVALGYEYIKVIFAFYPIRFAGFTAFAALRGAGDTRTPMKLGILMNIINAVFDYLLIFGKLGFPELGPVGAAWASGLGITTSFLIGLYLLWSGRLVLRFRPSWSFHLDMAKRILRVGVPTMVERGIFSFYNLLYMSIVTRFGTLALAAHQIGLRVESIAYMPAFGFNVATSALVGQGLGEGNPEKAERTVYEALKMVGLFMSVMAVILIVFPRYLVMPFINPSDPNYSEVMRLASIYLIIVGISEVPLGWLFVLGGALRGAGDTKTPMYITATSKLLFRIVPAYLLGFGFTIGPIHFEGLGVIAAWIAMSLETFTTAALFWWAFKRGKWKYVKV, from the coding sequence ATGATTCGCCTCAACGAGGATCAGCGCCGCCTTTGGAAGCTCGCCTGGCCCGCGATAATGGGCAACATATCCCAGACGCTTCTCAACCTAGTGGACATGATGATGGTCGGACAGCTCGGCGCTTTGGCTCTGGCCGCCGTCGGCCTTGGCGGCCAGGTGAGCTGGTTCATGATGCCCATAATGGCGGCGGTTGCAACAGGAACACTTGCGCTGGTGGCGAGGTTCGTTGGAGCGAAGGACGATGCCAACGCCACTCTCGCGCTGGAACAGAGCCTCTACCTGGCGTTCCTCCTCGGAATTCCGGTTATGTTCTTCGGCTGGTTCCTGGGGGATGACATCCTGCGGATAATGGGGGCCAAGCCCGACGTGGTTGCCTTGGGTTATGAGTACATCAAGGTAATCTTCGCGTTCTATCCGATACGGTTCGCGGGCTTCACGGCCTTCGCAGCCCTCAGGGGGGCGGGGGACACGAGAACTCCCATGAAGCTGGGCATTTTGATGAACATAATCAACGCGGTCTTTGACTACCTCCTCATCTTCGGGAAGCTCGGCTTCCCCGAGCTCGGCCCGGTCGGCGCTGCCTGGGCCTCCGGGTTGGGCATAACGACCTCGTTCCTCATCGGCCTCTACCTCCTCTGGAGCGGGAGGCTCGTCCTCAGGTTTAGGCCCAGCTGGAGCTTCCATCTCGACATGGCGAAGAGAATCCTCCGCGTGGGAGTTCCCACGATGGTCGAGCGCGGTATATTCAGCTTCTACAATCTCCTCTACATGAGTATCGTGACCCGCTTCGGAACCCTTGCCCTGGCGGCGCATCAGATAGGACTGCGCGTCGAGAGCATAGCCTATATGCCCGCCTTCGGTTTCAACGTCGCAACTTCCGCCCTGGTGGGCCAAGGACTCGGGGAGGGAAACCCGGAGAAGGCGGAACGCACGGTCTACGAGGCTCTGAAGATGGTGGGCCTCTTCATGAGCGTCATGGCGGTTATCCTGATAGTCTTCCCGCGCTACCTCGTCATGCCCTTCATAAACCCAAGCGACCCGAACTACAGCGAGGTTATGAGGCTAGCGAGCATATACCTCATAATAGTTGGAATAAGCGAAGTTCCCCTCGGCTGGCTCTTCGTCCTCGGCGGTGCACTGAGGGGAGCGGGAGACACCAAGACTCCGATGTACATCACCGCCACCAGCAAGCTCCTCTTCCGCATAGTTCCGGCTTATCTTCTCGGCTTCGGCTTTACAATCGGCCCAATACACTTTGAGGGACTGGGCGTCATAGCCGCGTGGATAGCGATGAGCCTCGAAACGTTCACCACGGCGGCCCTCTTCTGGTGGGCGTTCAAGAGAGGAAAATGGAAATACGTGAAGGTGTAA
- a CDS encoding PhzF family phenazine biosynthesis protein — protein MNAVECRAFKVDAFTDTPLKGNPAAVVLDCPELDRETMLAIAGELNLSETAFVWPERDGFRVRFFTPGDEIPLCGHATVATFYLLWRLGLASEGTNKMFSKAGEIDVLIKNGRVWLKQLKPEVIGELDIGALKVILGTENLVGPALAMTTGTPEGIVGIPTFEELMELEPDMGRLAKFSRENGVIGVYVYTLDSRLDAAGRFFAPAVGVPEDPVTGTASGILAGYLRLTGKLVKDRYIFEQGHALRREGRVYVEFEGERPWVGGEATISLEGRLFFKV, from the coding sequence GTGAACGCCGTGGAGTGCAGGGCATTTAAGGTGGATGCATTTACCGACACACCGCTTAAGGGAAATCCTGCGGCCGTTGTTCTCGACTGTCCGGAGCTCGACAGGGAAACAATGCTAGCCATCGCGGGGGAGCTTAACCTCTCTGAAACAGCTTTCGTCTGGCCGGAGAGGGACGGCTTTCGGGTGAGATTTTTCACCCCGGGAGATGAGATTCCCCTCTGTGGCCACGCCACGGTTGCGACGTTCTACCTGCTCTGGCGTCTTGGTCTGGCGAGTGAGGGAACCAACAAGATGTTCTCCAAGGCCGGGGAGATTGACGTTCTCATCAAGAACGGAAGGGTGTGGCTCAAGCAGCTGAAGCCGGAGGTAATTGGGGAGCTTGATATTGGAGCACTGAAGGTAATTCTCGGCACAGAAAACTTGGTCGGTCCAGCGTTGGCAATGACGACGGGAACTCCTGAGGGCATCGTTGGAATCCCAACGTTTGAAGAGCTGATGGAGCTTGAGCCCGACATGGGGAGGCTCGCAAAGTTCTCCAGGGAGAACGGTGTGATAGGAGTCTACGTTTACACCCTCGATTCTCGGCTCGACGCCGCGGGGAGGTTCTTTGCCCCGGCCGTCGGAGTCCCTGAAGACCCGGTTACCGGAACGGCCAGTGGAATTCTCGCTGGCTATCTGAGGCTCACAGGGAAACTCGTGAAGGATAGATACATCTTCGAGCAGGGGCACGCGCTGAGGCGTGAGGGCAGAGTCTACGTTGAGTTTGAAGGTGAAAGGCCTTGGGTCGGTGGAGAGGCGACGATAAGCCTTGAGGGCAGGCTGTTTTTCAAAGTTTAA
- a CDS encoding nucleotidyltransferase family protein: protein MARVTLSEVENILRAHKEDLRERFGVSSIAIFGSYARGEETELSDVDILVEFERPIGWEIVDLKDYLESLLGVKVDLITKNAAMSRNRFWEHIKGDLVYV from the coding sequence ATGGCGAGAGTTACTCTTTCCGAAGTTGAGAATATCCTCAGAGCACACAAAGAAGATCTTCGCGAGAGGTTTGGAGTTAGCTCAATCGCTATATTCGGTTCCTATGCGAGGGGCGAGGAGACCGAGCTTAGCGACGTTGACATTCTTGTGGAGTTTGAACGGCCCATCGGCTGGGAGATAGTCGACCTCAAGGACTATCTCGAATCCTTGCTTGGAGTTAAGGTGGATCTGATAACAAAAAACGCAGCCATGAGCAGGAATCGCTTCTGGGAGCACATAAAGGGGGACCTTGTCTATGTCTAA
- a CDS encoding HAD family hydrolase — protein MVTYLFDFDGTLVDSTEAVEKALRIAIEKTVPAVIESDLYDDYYKALFLFIKGKLTYQYLGVIHELVAQGTIHEYYKLMPRYIKDFPHARRVIRELRARGRRVISFSGEHTYPGGKVIFMKKTNWYDEFDEVITFRGTKDMLKKFQTLREFYPDEPFVWVDDSPSRFTYILDENTLLVQKASPYKSDVALLFERQNFLKIKSIREVLEIDDGLSAFAEGDKA, from the coding sequence ATGGTGACGTACCTCTTTGACTTCGATGGAACCCTCGTTGACAGCACCGAGGCCGTTGAGAAGGCCCTTCGGATAGCCATCGAGAAGACTGTGCCTGCGGTTATAGAGAGCGACCTCTACGACGACTACTACAAGGCCCTGTTCCTCTTCATCAAGGGGAAGCTGACCTACCAGTACCTGGGGGTCATACACGAGCTGGTGGCTCAGGGAACGATACACGAGTACTACAAGCTCATGCCGCGATACATCAAGGACTTTCCCCACGCGAGGAGGGTTATCCGGGAGCTCAGAGCACGGGGGAGGCGCGTAATAAGCTTCTCTGGTGAGCATACTTACCCAGGCGGAAAGGTCATCTTCATGAAGAAGACGAACTGGTACGATGAGTTCGATGAGGTGATAACCTTCAGGGGCACGAAGGACATGCTCAAGAAGTTCCAGACCCTGAGGGAGTTCTATCCGGATGAGCCCTTCGTCTGGGTGGACGACAGCCCGAGCAGGTTCACGTACATACTGGACGAAAACACGCTTCTCGTTCAGAAGGCCTCCCCCTACAAGAGCGACGTTGCACTGCTCTTCGAGAGGCAGAACTTCCTGAAGATAAAGAGCATCAGGGAAGTGCTGGAGATAGACGACGGGCTCTCCGCCTTCGCCGAAGGGGATAAAGCTTAA
- a CDS encoding phosphorylating glyceraldehyde-3-phosphate dehydrogenase: MRVKVGVNGYGTIGKRVAYAVTKQDDMKLIGVTKTKPDFEAYRAKELGIPVYAASEEFLPRFEKVGFEVAGTLSDLLNEVDVIVDATPGGMGAKNKALYEKAGVKAIFQGGEKATTAEVSFVAQANYEKALGKDYVRVVSCNTTGLTRTLSAIGGYIDYVYAVMIRRAADPNDAKRGPVNAITPSVTVPSHHGPDVQTVIPINIETSAFVVPTTLMHVHSIMVELKKPIEAKDVVDIFESTTRVLLFEKERGFDSTAQLIEFARDLHREWNNLYEIAVWKESISVRGNRLFYIQAVHQESDVVPENIDAIRAMFELADKWESIRKTNESLGILK, from the coding sequence ATGAGAGTGAAGGTTGGAGTCAATGGATACGGAACAATTGGAAAGCGCGTCGCCTACGCGGTCACGAAGCAGGACGATATGAAGCTCATAGGCGTCACCAAGACGAAGCCGGACTTTGAAGCGTATCGCGCGAAGGAGCTCGGAATCCCGGTCTACGCCGCCAGCGAGGAATTCCTGCCAAGGTTTGAGAAGGTAGGCTTTGAGGTCGCCGGAACTCTCAGTGACCTTCTCAATGAGGTTGATGTCATCGTTGACGCCACCCCCGGAGGGATGGGAGCTAAGAACAAGGCCCTCTACGAGAAGGCTGGCGTTAAGGCGATTTTCCAGGGCGGCGAGAAGGCCACCACCGCGGAGGTCTCCTTCGTGGCCCAGGCCAATTACGAAAAAGCTTTAGGAAAGGACTACGTCCGCGTCGTCTCATGCAATACGACGGGCCTTACCCGGACCCTCTCGGCGATTGGGGGGTACATCGACTACGTCTACGCGGTCATGATTCGCCGTGCGGCAGATCCAAACGACGCCAAGCGCGGCCCGGTGAATGCCATAACGCCGAGCGTTACCGTTCCGTCCCACCACGGCCCTGACGTCCAGACGGTTATTCCGATAAACATCGAGACCTCAGCCTTCGTCGTTCCGACCACGCTCATGCACGTCCACAGCATCATGGTCGAGCTGAAGAAGCCGATTGAAGCCAAGGACGTTGTGGACATCTTTGAGAGCACGACGAGGGTTCTTCTCTTCGAGAAGGAGAGGGGATTTGACAGCACGGCCCAGCTCATAGAGTTCGCCCGTGACCTGCACCGCGAGTGGAACAACCTGTACGAGATTGCCGTCTGGAAGGAGAGCATCAGCGTCCGCGGAAACAGGCTCTTCTACATCCAGGCCGTCCACCAGGAGAGCGACGTGGTTCCGGAGAACATAGACGCAATAAGGGCAATGTTCGAGCTCGCCGACAAGTGGGAGAGCATAAGGAAGACCAACGAGAGTCTCGGGATTTTGAAGTGA
- a CDS encoding HepT-like ribonuclease domain-containing protein — protein sequence MSKRDPCLFLNDILEAVLRIEEYTEGYEFDDFVRDRKTIDAVLRNLEIIGEAARYVPEGIKRKYADVPWRRIIGLRNVVIHHYFGVDLNIVWTIIRFQLPELKESIEKMIRELC from the coding sequence ATGTCTAAGCGAGACCCCTGTTTGTTTTTGAATGACATACTTGAGGCCGTTCTCAGGATCGAAGAGTATACAGAAGGTTATGAGTTTGATGATTTCGTGCGGGATAGAAAGACCATTGACGCGGTTCTGAGAAATCTCGAAATAATAGGTGAAGCCGCCAGGTACGTGCCGGAGGGGATAAAGAGAAAATATGCCGATGTTCCGTGGAGGCGCATTATTGGACTTAGAAACGTTGTGATTCACCATTATTTTGGCGTTGACTTGAATATCGTCTGGACAATAATCCGTTTTCAGTTACCTGAACTGAAAGAAAGCATAGAGAAAATGATAAGAGAGCTCTGCTAA
- a CDS encoding 50S ribosomal protein L35ae — MARGKALVLAYAGTKEHQDNHHMILKPLGIDDRSAASMLIGRRVVWRTPTGRKMYGKILRTHGKGGEVKAYFKPGLPGQAVGDYVEIL; from the coding sequence ATGGCCAGGGGAAAGGCTCTCGTCCTTGCCTACGCCGGGACCAAGGAGCACCAGGACAACCACCACATGATTCTGAAGCCCCTCGGCATCGACGACAGGAGCGCTGCCTCGATGCTCATAGGCAGGAGGGTTGTCTGGAGGACGCCGACCGGCAGGAAAATGTACGGTAAAATCCTCAGGACCCACGGCAAGGGGGGCGAGGTTAAGGCCTACTTCAAGCCAGGCCTGCCGGGACAGGCGGTCGGTGACTACGTCGAAATACTCTGA
- a CDS encoding tRNA (guanine(10)-N(2))-dimethyltransferase: MEFVEVREGLARILVPKAERIYDAPVFYNPVMALNRDISVLAVGVLKPRTVLDALSATGIRGIRYALETPVEEVWLNDISEEAFNLILKNVRLNLGVDGERIGERRFSFEGEKKVIANLDDANRLMAEKFRYFDFLDLDPFGSPVEFLDTALRSVRRRGVLAVTATDTGVLCGAYRHACRRKYLAEPIRGELCHETGLRILIGTVVRYAAKYDLGVEVLLAYYRDHYFRAFLRLKSGARKADGSIERLGYLWQDENGRFGYENSFLPKRPAVYGPLWLGPLKNQEFVDEVLKLANEYPLAHKKTLPFLETISEELDVPFHYDTHALARRNNLQVGKLAEIIEILRGKGYSATRTHFSPMAIKTDAPFEEVLEALRSLQ; this comes from the coding sequence ATGGAGTTCGTTGAGGTGCGCGAGGGTCTTGCAAGAATCCTTGTCCCGAAGGCGGAGAGGATATACGACGCTCCTGTCTTCTACAACCCGGTCATGGCATTAAATCGGGATATAAGCGTCCTGGCCGTGGGAGTACTCAAACCGCGGACCGTTCTCGATGCCCTCTCTGCCACTGGAATCCGAGGCATCCGCTACGCCCTCGAAACCCCCGTCGAGGAGGTCTGGCTCAACGACATAAGCGAAGAGGCCTTCAACCTGATTCTGAAAAACGTCCGGCTGAACCTCGGCGTCGATGGGGAGAGGATAGGCGAGAGAAGGTTCTCGTTCGAAGGAGAGAAGAAGGTTATAGCCAACCTCGACGATGCCAACAGGCTTATGGCCGAGAAGTTCCGCTACTTCGACTTCCTCGACCTTGACCCCTTCGGCTCCCCGGTGGAGTTCCTCGACACCGCCCTGAGGAGCGTCAGGAGAAGGGGAGTTTTAGCAGTCACCGCCACCGACACCGGCGTCCTCTGCGGCGCCTACCGGCACGCCTGCCGCAGGAAATACCTGGCGGAGCCGATAAGGGGCGAGCTCTGCCACGAGACAGGCCTGAGGATTCTCATCGGAACCGTTGTCAGGTACGCAGCCAAATACGACCTCGGCGTCGAGGTTCTCCTTGCCTACTACCGCGACCACTATTTCAGGGCCTTTTTGAGGCTCAAGAGCGGCGCGAGGAAGGCCGACGGGAGCATTGAACGGCTCGGCTACCTGTGGCAGGATGAAAACGGTAGGTTCGGGTACGAGAACTCCTTCCTGCCCAAAAGACCGGCCGTATACGGCCCCCTCTGGCTCGGTCCGCTGAAGAACCAGGAGTTCGTTGACGAGGTGCTGAAGCTGGCCAATGAGTACCCCCTCGCCCACAAGAAGACGCTTCCGTTCCTCGAAACCATCTCCGAGGAACTTGACGTTCCTTTCCACTACGACACCCACGCTCTGGCCAGAAGAAACAACCTCCAGGTCGGGAAGCTCGCGGAGATAATCGAGATTCTCCGCGGGAAAGGTTACTCCGCAACGAGGACACATTTCTCCCCAATGGCCATTAAGACGGACGCGCCCTTCGAGGAGGTGCTGGAGGCGCTTAGGAGCCTTCAATGA